Proteins encoded together in one Planctopirus ephydatiae window:
- a CDS encoding efflux RND transporter periplasmic adaptor subunit, which produces MYTAIKVLVVLALVGGASLAAYIYAMDIQFLQSDLTFREVELTRGSLVSVIRSGGSIKPIVTVNVGSFVSGPVREVLVDFNEKIEQGALMARIDSKTYEAAVARDEAILATSKADLKRLDVLLEQAKAEEARTLAVKNENTAFISVAELDAAKFNRRSVEAQMEIANAAIKQAEATMRTSRANLEYTEIRAPVSGIVIDRRIEPGQTLASQFQIPELFVIAQDMDREIRIVVSVDEADIGAIIAANQMKRPVSFSVDAYPDEEFKGTIKQIRASADARQAVVTYPVVISVTNPDARLLPGMTASVNFEISAREKVLLVPNAALRIRPDPEKVVPEQRAAYRTLLDLKNRAKDHIGGALTADGKKAAEKRLLWQPAGKMLRYVEVSIGENNDQSTEILDGPLKEGDRVVYEISGT; this is translated from the coding sequence ATGTATACCGCGATAAAGGTCCTTGTCGTGCTGGCGTTGGTCGGCGGAGCTTCACTTGCTGCGTACATTTACGCCATGGACATTCAGTTTCTCCAATCCGATTTGACCTTTCGTGAGGTCGAACTGACGCGTGGGTCATTGGTGTCGGTTATCCGCTCAGGTGGCTCGATCAAGCCCATCGTGACGGTCAACGTTGGTTCGTTTGTGTCGGGGCCAGTTAGGGAAGTTTTGGTTGACTTCAACGAAAAAATCGAACAAGGCGCGCTCATGGCGCGGATCGATTCTAAAACCTACGAGGCGGCGGTGGCCCGCGATGAGGCCATTCTTGCCACGTCAAAGGCCGATCTGAAGCGGTTGGACGTTCTTCTTGAACAGGCGAAGGCCGAAGAGGCTCGCACACTTGCTGTCAAAAACGAGAACACCGCTTTTATCTCTGTCGCCGAATTGGATGCAGCGAAATTCAACCGACGCTCGGTCGAAGCCCAGATGGAAATAGCCAATGCCGCAATAAAGCAGGCTGAGGCCACGATGAGAACTTCCCGAGCAAATCTAGAGTACACCGAGATTCGGGCTCCGGTTTCCGGCATCGTAATTGACCGCCGCATCGAGCCCGGGCAAACGTTGGCGTCGCAGTTCCAGATTCCGGAGCTGTTTGTCATTGCCCAGGACATGGATCGGGAAATCCGAATTGTCGTTTCTGTTGATGAAGCCGACATTGGAGCCATCATTGCTGCGAATCAGATGAAGAGACCTGTGAGTTTTTCGGTGGATGCCTATCCCGACGAAGAGTTTAAAGGAACAATCAAACAGATTCGAGCGAGTGCTGATGCACGACAGGCCGTCGTAACTTACCCAGTGGTGATCTCTGTAACGAATCCCGATGCACGATTACTGCCAGGGATGACCGCAAGTGTGAATTTCGAGATTTCCGCTCGAGAGAAGGTGCTGTTGGTTCCCAACGCGGCACTCCGCATACGACCCGACCCCGAAAAGGTTGTTCCCGAGCAACGAGCAGCCTATCGAACCTTATTGGACCTGAAAAATCGCGCCAAGGACCACATTGGGGGAGCGTTGACGGCCGACGGGAAGAAAGCTGCCGAAAAGCGATTGCTATGGCAGCCTGCTGGGAAAATGCTACGATATGTTGAAGTCAGCATTGGTGAGAATAATGACCAGTCCACCGAGATTCTCGACGGTCCGCTCAAAGAAGGTGATCGTGTCGTTTATGAAATCTCCGGAACATAA
- a CDS encoding beta-ketoacyl-[acyl-carrier-protein] synthase family protein translates to MTPARRVVVTGQGAVTPFGMNADSLWAGVSQGRSSIRTITGFETSGMPVTFAGEMDDFDPCEVLGRTLPATGDKPLKMVFVAADEALRQAQLLSSNKCLEDLLVHTVLGTALGACFELEYSYGCFHKLGWKGIRPTAVPKSMFNTYASQLSIEFGLKGMNQTIACACASGAAAIGHAYQLIKHGMADIILTGGVDSPLCPSMFGAWTNMRVLARHEEPESASRPFDRDRGGLVLSEGAGMLVLEAEDHALKRGVAPLAEIRGYGATSDSAHLTAPTIEGPVRAMRAAILDAGLRPEDIQYVNAHGTATQANDENEARALHDVFGNRGWTLPISSTKSMLGHSMGASSALEALICINTLRYQWVPPTLNCEHPEWPEFEFDFVPGQGREHRVQNTLSNSFGFGGTNCVLVMSRPE, encoded by the coding sequence GTGACACCAGCCCGACGAGTCGTGGTAACTGGCCAAGGCGCGGTGACTCCCTTCGGGATGAATGCCGATTCGCTTTGGGCGGGAGTCAGTCAAGGCCGAAGTTCGATCCGGACCATTACCGGTTTCGAGACATCGGGCATGCCGGTAACCTTTGCAGGAGAGATGGACGATTTCGATCCTTGCGAAGTACTGGGACGTACTTTACCCGCGACTGGCGACAAGCCACTGAAAATGGTGTTTGTCGCCGCCGACGAGGCACTCCGGCAGGCCCAATTGCTCAGCTCAAACAAATGCCTCGAAGACCTACTCGTCCATACGGTTCTGGGTACCGCGCTGGGGGCTTGCTTTGAGCTGGAATACTCATATGGCTGTTTTCACAAGCTGGGCTGGAAGGGCATTCGTCCGACGGCCGTCCCCAAAAGCATGTTCAACACCTATGCCAGCCAGTTGTCAATCGAATTTGGCTTGAAGGGCATGAATCAAACAATTGCGTGCGCGTGCGCATCGGGAGCTGCAGCGATTGGCCATGCTTACCAACTCATCAAGCATGGCATGGCAGATATCATCCTGACAGGAGGAGTTGACTCGCCATTGTGCCCCAGCATGTTTGGCGCGTGGACCAACATGCGGGTATTAGCCCGTCACGAAGAACCGGAAAGTGCCAGCCGTCCGTTTGACCGCGACCGGGGCGGACTGGTACTTAGCGAAGGTGCCGGAATGCTCGTCCTGGAAGCTGAGGACCACGCTCTGAAGCGAGGCGTGGCTCCGCTCGCCGAGATTCGCGGCTACGGTGCGACGAGTGATTCGGCTCATCTGACAGCACCGACCATCGAAGGCCCTGTTCGTGCAATGCGAGCTGCGATCCTCGATGCCGGATTGCGGCCGGAAGATATCCAATACGTCAATGCCCACGGGACGGCCACCCAGGCTAATGACGAAAACGAGGCGAGAGCCCTTCATGATGTGTTTGGTAATCGCGGATGGACTTTGCCGATCAGTTCCACCAAATCGATGCTCGGGCATAGCATGGGTGCCAGTAGTGCGTTGGAGGCCTTGATATGTATCAACACGCTGCGGTATCAATGGGTTCCCCCAACATTAAATTGTGAACACCCTGAGTGGCCCGAGTTCGAGTTCGATTTTGTCCCCGGCCAAGGGCGCGAGCATCGCGTGCAGAACACGCTTTCAAATTCCTTTGGCTTCGGCGGCACCAACTGTGTTCTTGTGATGAGTAGACCGGAATGA
- a CDS encoding beta-ketoacyl-[acyl-carrier-protein] synthase family protein: protein MFRRIAITGMGIVNSLGNSVPEVLGSLRAGKSGVSIVDEYRELGFRSALAGTLKDFQPPEIDRIYLRQMGDNGVLTTAATFEAIRDANLSDELIQHSRTGVIVGNSGTYKETYQLCHQRRDLGKKITGLALPRAMASTVSANLSVLLKTKGHCFTVNGACAGAAVAIVQAAWAIRLGLQDRMITGGVHWGSWEFDCLFDALRVFSRREDNPTAASRPFDADRDGLVPSTAAGMVVLEDWEHAIDRGAKIHGELIGIAVNSDGQEMTTPSGEGSGRCIRLALDDAGIGPGDIQYINAHATGTKLGDEIEARTIGEIFGQTPYVSSTKSGTGHEVSAGGATELIYTLLMMKHGFIAPTLNLERIDDQCAMIRHVPCHPIEADIQLAMSNSFGFGGVNAVLLVRRVET, encoded by the coding sequence ATGTTTCGACGAATTGCCATTACTGGCATGGGTATAGTCAACAGCTTGGGCAATAGCGTACCAGAAGTTCTGGGATCGCTTCGAGCAGGCAAGTCGGGCGTAAGCATTGTCGATGAGTATCGTGAACTTGGATTTCGAAGCGCACTGGCTGGAACGCTGAAAGACTTTCAGCCGCCTGAGATCGACCGCATCTATCTCCGGCAAATGGGCGACAACGGAGTCCTCACCACGGCGGCCACTTTCGAGGCGATCCGCGATGCCAATCTGAGCGACGAACTCATTCAGCATTCGAGAACCGGTGTCATCGTCGGGAATTCGGGAACGTACAAAGAAACCTATCAGCTCTGCCATCAACGGCGCGATTTGGGAAAGAAAATCACAGGCTTGGCTCTGCCTCGAGCCATGGCATCAACAGTGTCAGCCAATCTTTCGGTGTTGCTCAAGACCAAAGGACATTGCTTCACGGTTAATGGCGCCTGTGCCGGGGCCGCTGTTGCAATTGTGCAGGCCGCCTGGGCAATTCGCCTGGGTCTTCAGGATCGCATGATCACCGGGGGCGTTCACTGGGGATCATGGGAATTTGACTGCTTGTTCGACGCCCTGCGGGTCTTTTCACGACGTGAAGACAATCCTACGGCGGCTTCGCGTCCATTCGACGCCGATCGGGATGGGCTGGTTCCTTCCACCGCAGCGGGTATGGTCGTCTTAGAGGACTGGGAACATGCCATCGACCGCGGTGCGAAGATTCATGGCGAATTGATCGGCATCGCCGTGAACTCCGATGGCCAAGAGATGACCACTCCCTCCGGCGAAGGAAGTGGCAGATGCATCAGGCTGGCACTTGACGACGCGGGCATCGGTCCTGGCGATATCCAATACATTAATGCCCATGCAACCGGAACAAAGCTGGGTGATGAAATCGAAGCCCGCACGATTGGCGAGATCTTTGGCCAGACGCCGTATGTGAGTTCGACCAAGTCTGGAACAGGCCACGAAGTCAGCGCTGGCGGTGCCACCGAGCTCATCTACACCCTGCTGATGATGAAGCACGGCTTCATTGCGCCCACGCTGAATTTGGAGCGGATCGATGACCAATGTGCCATGATTCGACATGTCCCCTGCCATCCGATTGAAGCCGATATCCAGCTGGCGATGAGCAATTCGTTTGGATTTGGGGGAGTGAACGCTGTCTTGCTTGTACGGAGAGTCGAAACATGA
- a CDS encoding beta-ketoacyl-[acyl-carrier-protein] synthase family protein — MRRVVVTGCGIVSSIGIGNKTVATSLREGRSGLQFVPEMKAYGLRCNVAAPIVGFDEAIFQEDGKPRLSRAAQYGLTAVFEAIAEAGLMPHSEPLNSAAVILGSGGGGQSCLPETALRSDANPIDEPGIYELRRQMNETAAVAVAQRLGAEGRVSSNSAACATGLYNIGFGYELVAAGLHDCCICGGVEEQSWQRVGVSADNSLGMPTTFNETPKAACRPFDRDRQGFIISEGSAAVVLESYDAAMARGAPIYAEIVGYAAANDGHDLYVANGDAMRRVVLSALSDAAKLGVANIDYINAHATGTPIGDAIEAGVIREIFGTGPAVSSCKGVTGHSQGAVGAQEVVYTVLMLRNEFLAATANLEHPSDDCGGIDHVRTRRDVRIDTALTMNNGLGGTNAAMILRAL; from the coding sequence ATGCGCCGCGTCGTAGTCACCGGATGCGGAATCGTCTCTTCCATCGGGATTGGAAACAAGACCGTTGCTACATCACTTCGCGAAGGTCGCTCGGGGCTCCAGTTCGTCCCGGAAATGAAAGCTTATGGCTTACGCTGCAATGTCGCCGCGCCGATTGTTGGATTCGATGAAGCGATCTTTCAAGAAGACGGTAAACCACGGTTGAGTAGAGCGGCACAGTACGGCTTAACCGCAGTATTTGAGGCAATTGCCGAGGCTGGGCTGATGCCGCATTCGGAGCCGCTCAACAGTGCTGCGGTGATCTTGGGAAGCGGTGGAGGCGGCCAGAGCTGCTTGCCGGAAACCGCCTTGCGAAGCGACGCCAATCCGATCGACGAACCAGGAATCTATGAACTGCGGCGACAGATGAACGAGACCGCTGCAGTCGCTGTCGCTCAGAGACTGGGTGCTGAAGGACGGGTCTCATCAAACTCCGCTGCGTGCGCGACAGGGCTATATAATATTGGGTTTGGATACGAATTGGTTGCTGCCGGCCTGCACGACTGCTGCATTTGCGGAGGTGTCGAAGAGCAAAGCTGGCAGCGTGTAGGGGTCAGCGCCGACAATTCCCTGGGGATGCCGACGACCTTCAATGAAACACCCAAGGCCGCTTGCCGCCCGTTCGACCGTGACCGCCAAGGGTTTATCATTTCTGAGGGCAGCGCGGCCGTGGTGCTCGAGTCTTATGACGCCGCAATGGCTCGGGGCGCGCCGATCTATGCAGAGATCGTCGGCTACGCGGCCGCAAATGACGGACACGATTTGTATGTGGCCAATGGCGATGCGATGCGTCGCGTTGTGCTGAGCGCGCTCTCGGATGCCGCGAAGCTTGGAGTCGCGAATATCGATTATATCAACGCCCATGCAACCGGCACGCCGATCGGTGATGCAATCGAAGCTGGTGTGATCCGTGAGATTTTTGGAACTGGTCCAGCCGTCAGTTCCTGTAAAGGTGTGACCGGCCATTCGCAAGGAGCCGTTGGCGCTCAGGAAGTCGTTTACACCGTACTGATGCTGAGAAACGAATTTCTTGCGGCGACAGCGAATCTCGAGCATCCGTCGGACGACTGTGGTGGGATTGATCATGTCCGTACCCGGCGCGATGTCAGGATCGACACTGCTCTTACCATGAATAATGGACTCGGTGGAACCAACGCCGCCATGATTCTTCGAGCCCTCTAA
- a CDS encoding ABC transporter permease has translation MRIAIRALSKNRLRAGLTILGIVIGIAAVTAMVSIGLSASQLVQAQLETLGTNMLAVLPGSMQKGGIRTVDVGSLSIADVVALGESCPSVNAVSPLVGVSGQVVYRSANWNPQTTFGVGKDYQIVRNWNLALGSFLSERDIASSAKVCVLGQTVVRELFQAEDPIGKTIRVKNAPFQVVGVLEPKGVSMFGQDHDDIVLIPYTTAAKRLRPGGGSNVDAILVSTSSPSLATVAAREAEALLRQRHGINPGRDADFRIQSTTEIALMLQVIMGAITLMLTAIAAISLVVGGVGIMNIMLVSVAERTREIGIRMAIGARSSDILRQFLIEAVVLSCLGGFIGIALGLAGSAGLTMLVNWLTPNTSWPYIISVEAAVVALLFSAMIGVFFGYYPALRASQLNPIDALRYE, from the coding sequence ATGCGAATTGCGATTCGGGCGCTGTCGAAGAATAGACTTCGCGCCGGCCTGACCATTTTGGGGATCGTCATCGGCATTGCCGCCGTAACGGCGATGGTTTCCATTGGTCTAAGTGCCAGTCAGCTTGTCCAGGCACAATTGGAAACGCTGGGCACAAACATGCTGGCCGTCTTGCCCGGATCGATGCAGAAGGGAGGCATTCGAACGGTCGACGTCGGATCTTTGAGTATTGCAGACGTGGTCGCCCTAGGAGAGAGCTGCCCGTCGGTCAATGCGGTCTCTCCGCTGGTGGGGGTCAGCGGACAGGTTGTTTATCGGAGCGCCAACTGGAACCCGCAGACAACCTTTGGAGTCGGGAAGGACTATCAGATCGTACGGAACTGGAACTTGGCACTGGGATCGTTCCTGTCTGAGCGGGACATCGCCTCGTCAGCGAAAGTGTGCGTCCTTGGGCAAACGGTCGTACGCGAATTGTTTCAGGCCGAAGATCCGATCGGCAAAACGATTCGGGTCAAAAATGCGCCGTTTCAGGTGGTCGGTGTGCTGGAGCCAAAGGGCGTCAGCATGTTCGGTCAAGATCACGATGACATTGTGTTGATTCCCTATACCACTGCAGCCAAGCGACTTCGCCCGGGGGGCGGTTCGAATGTCGATGCCATTCTTGTGTCTACCTCCAGTCCATCGCTTGCGACCGTGGCCGCGCGTGAAGCTGAGGCACTTCTCCGCCAGCGACATGGAATCAATCCAGGCCGCGATGCAGATTTTCGAATTCAAAGTACAACGGAAATTGCACTGATGCTGCAGGTGATCATGGGTGCCATTACCCTGATGTTGACGGCCATCGCGGCGATCTCGCTCGTGGTGGGTGGGGTGGGGATCATGAACATTATGCTCGTTTCGGTGGCTGAGCGAACACGCGAAATCGGAATCCGCATGGCGATTGGGGCGAGATCGTCCGATATTCTTCGTCAGTTTCTGATTGAGGCAGTCGTGCTCTCATGTCTCGGAGGTTTTATAGGCATTGCGTTGGGGCTCGCCGGATCTGCCGGGCTGACAATGCTTGTCAATTGGCTGACACCCAATACGTCGTGGCCGTACATCATTTCGGTGGAAGCGGCAGTTGTGGCACTTTTGTTTTCGGCGATGATTGGTGTTTTTTTTGGGTACTATCCGGCTCTGAGGGCCAGCCAGCTCAATCCGATCGATGCGTTGCGTTACGAATAA
- a CDS encoding beta-ketoacyl synthase N-terminal-like domain-containing protein encodes MTQLPHSAAVSPTGRRVVLTGLGILSPIGVTCDAVCAHLQAPCHPEEASASAIPNDGFLGHLKGWEPESDEKLGRLSVGAQYAVQAAVDACGQARLDSSSVDTARVAVLMGTMFSSMAEVVRIKQLLESGKVRRAGVRGTTKLMNSGPAVNIAASLGLRGPVMSNSTGFASGMDNIGCAYEWVRDGHIDIAVCGASEENCAPFLGKQFTLWERSPRGVDLNREVTIRPFDARREGSILSAGSGVVVLESAKHALRRGARPLAEICGYASCFDVEPGPDSFSTALTRAIERVCRHAEHSGVNRLRQVVSGAAGFHLADADHVLAIRNSLGMSARVTSTAGWLGHGLAVSSAWNVVLASLMLSNGFLIRCRGLTEPGADCRGVEYVMNGEIASDPGLLITAGGLGFASCLALQRLSPMSD; translated from the coding sequence ATGACGCAGCTCCCTCACTCAGCCGCGGTATCGCCCACAGGTCGGAGAGTTGTTCTGACCGGGTTGGGGATTCTCAGTCCTATCGGAGTCACTTGCGACGCAGTCTGTGCTCATTTGCAAGCGCCTTGCCACCCGGAAGAAGCGTCCGCCAGTGCCATTCCAAACGACGGATTTCTGGGCCACCTCAAGGGTTGGGAGCCAGAATCCGATGAGAAACTGGGGCGGCTCTCGGTCGGTGCACAGTATGCGGTGCAGGCAGCGGTCGACGCTTGCGGGCAAGCGCGGCTTGATTCGTCATCCGTCGACACTGCGCGCGTTGCGGTGCTGATGGGTACGATGTTTAGCAGCATGGCTGAAGTCGTCAGGATCAAACAACTCCTTGAAAGTGGGAAAGTCCGCCGCGCGGGTGTGAGGGGTACCACCAAACTGATGAACTCGGGTCCGGCCGTCAATATCGCGGCCAGTCTTGGCCTGCGTGGTCCGGTTATGTCGAACTCGACCGGGTTTGCGTCCGGAATGGATAACATTGGCTGTGCTTACGAATGGGTCCGTGACGGTCACATCGATATTGCCGTCTGTGGTGCGTCGGAAGAAAACTGCGCACCGTTTCTGGGCAAGCAGTTCACCCTGTGGGAACGCTCGCCTCGGGGCGTCGATCTGAACCGCGAAGTCACCATCCGCCCCTTCGATGCGCGTCGAGAAGGTTCTATTCTTTCGGCTGGGAGTGGAGTTGTTGTACTAGAGTCGGCCAAGCATGCTCTCCGCCGCGGTGCGCGCCCCCTTGCGGAAATCTGCGGATATGCAAGTTGTTTCGACGTGGAACCCGGCCCGGATTCATTTTCGACCGCCTTGACTCGCGCGATTGAGAGAGTCTGTCGACATGCCGAGCACAGCGGCGTCAACCGTCTGAGGCAGGTGGTTTCCGGTGCCGCTGGATTCCATTTAGCCGATGCCGATCATGTGCTCGCCATCCGAAACAGTTTGGGAATGTCGGCTCGGGTCACCTCCACAGCCGGTTGGTTGGGGCATGGCTTGGCGGTGAGCAGCGCGTGGAATGTAGTCCTTGCCTCATTGATGCTCTCGAACGGCTTTCTTATCCGTTGTCGGGGCTTGACTGAACCGGGCGCCGACTGTCGCGGGGTCGAATACGTAATGAATGGAGAAATAGCATCGGATCCGGGCCTTCTGATTACCGCAGGAGGACTTGGATTTGCCAGTTGCCTCGCTCTTCAGCGTTTGTCGCCCATGTCGGACTAA
- a CDS encoding ABC transporter ATP-binding protein gives MALIDLDGIGKLYRIEDVEVHALRSVSLQIQKGEILALVGPSGSGKSTMMNLVGCLDRPTSGTYRLDDVEVEKLNPDALARIRNQKIGFVFQNFNLLSRTSALENVELPMLYSGKLTTRQRRQRAAELLQMVDLGDRHDHHPSQLSGGQQQRVAIARALANDPPILLADEPTGNLDSRTGSDVLKLFHRLNRENGITVILVTHDHNVARATRRQIVLRDGDVLIDTTDAEEAIRAINVYTQESLKGEPTAE, from the coding sequence ATGGCGCTTATTGATCTGGATGGTATAGGCAAGCTGTACCGGATCGAGGATGTGGAAGTGCACGCTCTAAGGAGTGTCTCCCTCCAGATTCAAAAGGGGGAGATCCTGGCACTGGTCGGGCCATCGGGTTCGGGAAAGTCCACCATGATGAATCTGGTTGGCTGTCTGGATCGTCCAACATCGGGAACATATCGGCTGGACGACGTCGAGGTTGAAAAGCTGAATCCCGACGCCCTCGCTCGAATTCGCAATCAGAAAATTGGCTTCGTGTTTCAAAACTTCAACCTCCTTTCCCGGACCAGCGCTCTGGAAAATGTAGAGCTGCCGATGCTCTATTCCGGAAAGTTGACGACCCGTCAGCGCCGGCAGCGTGCGGCTGAACTGCTCCAAATGGTCGACTTGGGAGACCGTCACGATCATCATCCCAGTCAGTTGTCTGGTGGTCAGCAACAGCGAGTTGCGATTGCTAGGGCATTGGCAAACGATCCGCCCATTCTGCTCGCTGATGAACCGACCGGAAATCTCGATTCACGAACTGGGAGTGATGTTCTCAAACTATTCCATCGGCTGAATCGTGAGAATGGGATTACGGTGATTTTGGTAACGCACGATCACAATGTCGCGCGGGCCACACGCCGGCAGATTGTCCTTCGAGATGGCGATGTACTCATCGATACCACGGACGCTGAAGAAGCCATCCGGGCAATCAATGTTTATACCCAAGAGAGTCTCAAAGGCGAACCCACCGCTGAATAG
- a CDS encoding phosphopantetheine-binding protein, with protein MHQSLQRLRGRRVAVDQFTEEARLSEELSLDSLDLLEIRFDIEEKWKVELEDKEAAALVTVKDVIDLIQSKMSTNLDEKP; from the coding sequence ATGCATCAATCGCTTCAACGCCTGCGCGGGCGCCGTGTCGCGGTGGATCAATTTACGGAGGAGGCGAGGCTTAGTGAGGAACTGAGTCTTGATTCACTCGATCTATTGGAGATCCGCTTCGACATCGAGGAAAAGTGGAAGGTGGAACTGGAAGACAAAGAAGCCGCGGCTCTGGTGACGGTGAAAGATGTCATCGACCTCATCCAATCCAAGATGTCGACAAATCTGGATGAGAAGCCGTGA
- the acpP gene encoding acyl carrier protein encodes MEIESRIKKIILSNVEVPESELVPEAKLRSDLGATSIDMVEIVATLESEFDIDISDEDAQNVRTYGEMVEFVKSKVS; translated from the coding sequence ATGGAAATCGAATCCCGCATTAAGAAGATCATCCTGAGCAATGTGGAAGTTCCGGAAAGCGAACTCGTTCCAGAGGCAAAGCTGCGTAGCGACTTGGGAGCAACCTCGATCGACATGGTCGAGATAGTGGCAACTCTTGAGAGCGAGTTCGACATCGATATCTCGGATGAAGATGCTCAGAACGTGCGGACCTATGGCGAGATGGTCGAATTCGTCAAGTCGAAGGTCAGCTAG
- a CDS encoding beta-ketoacyl-ACP synthase III produces MSDVYISGVSSFLPNDPVDNENIENVLGRINGRSSKVKDWVLDYNGIRTRHYALNPQTMQPTHTNAEMTALAVRQLLTNHNLSLSDIECLACGTSSADQIIPNHAAMVHGELGCPPCEIASTTGVCCSGMTAMKYAIMNVKSGLAKMSVATGSELASLSFRASRFTPQIDRQITEFNQEPMLAFENDFLRWMLSDGAGAVLVTPQPSAEGCSLRVDWIEFRSFANDFETCMYFGGIKTPDGNLEGFRIVDDPLELVGRGYLSLAQDVRVLRSNLPKTVRDTFVHCQSKYGLEEDEVDWILPHYSSEGFREPLQKGLKEVGFNLPEDRWFTNLHTKGNTGSASIYIILDEFISSGRAQPGDRVLCFIPESARFTMCFMHLTVV; encoded by the coding sequence ATGTCCGACGTATACATCAGCGGGGTCAGCTCTTTTCTTCCCAACGATCCCGTAGATAACGAGAATATTGAAAACGTCCTTGGCCGAATCAACGGGCGTTCTTCGAAGGTAAAGGACTGGGTGCTTGACTATAATGGAATACGGACGCGGCATTACGCGCTCAATCCGCAGACCATGCAACCGACACATACCAATGCAGAAATGACGGCACTGGCGGTCCGCCAGCTGCTAACGAACCATAATCTGTCACTCAGTGACATCGAGTGTCTTGCCTGTGGGACCTCCAGTGCTGACCAGATCATTCCCAATCATGCGGCCATGGTGCATGGTGAACTGGGATGTCCTCCCTGCGAGATCGCCTCGACAACGGGAGTGTGCTGTTCGGGCATGACCGCGATGAAGTATGCCATCATGAATGTTAAGAGCGGACTGGCAAAAATGTCCGTCGCAACCGGTTCGGAATTGGCGTCGCTTTCGTTTCGGGCTTCGAGATTCACACCACAGATTGATCGGCAGATCACTGAATTCAATCAGGAGCCAATGCTGGCTTTCGAGAACGACTTTCTGCGGTGGATGTTGTCTGATGGTGCCGGTGCCGTGCTGGTGACCCCCCAACCGAGTGCTGAAGGTTGCTCGTTGCGGGTTGACTGGATCGAATTTCGAAGCTTTGCAAACGACTTCGAAACCTGCATGTATTTCGGAGGGATCAAGACCCCCGACGGCAACCTTGAAGGATTTCGCATCGTTGATGACCCTCTCGAGCTGGTAGGCCGCGGGTATCTTAGCCTCGCACAGGATGTACGGGTGCTGCGTTCCAATCTGCCCAAGACAGTACGAGATACATTCGTGCACTGCCAATCCAAATATGGATTGGAAGAGGACGAAGTCGATTGGATCCTGCCGCATTATTCCTCGGAAGGATTTCGCGAGCCGCTGCAAAAGGGGTTGAAAGAAGTCGGCTTCAATCTGCCTGAGGATCGCTGGTTCACCAATTTGCATACCAAAGGGAACACAGGTTCGGCGTCGATTTATATCATTTTGGACGAATTTATATCTTCCGGGCGTGCACAGCCCGGCGATCGAGTGCTCTGTTTCATCCCGGAGAGTGCCCGCTTCACCATGTGCTTCATGCATCTAACCGTTGTGTAA